Proteins from one Bacteroidota bacterium genomic window:
- the ric gene encoding iron-sulfur cluster repair di-iron protein gives MEIKSNTSIGEIVRQNFKTAKIFEDLNIDFCCGGDISLTEACKKSNIDINKILPVLNLMMDVNDPDSKYLDGLSLERLCDYIVDRHHTYVNENIPFLLQNLKKLCDVHGENHHELFEIKEHFETAAGNLSMHMKKEEQTLFPYIRNLEKNKSEAVENTFESGKFHDLLNEIDNEHLAEGERFLKISKLTQNYSCPPDGCNTYQLTFKSLKEFEQDLHRHIHLENNILFKKAIELENNTKQE, from the coding sequence ATGGAGATAAAATCAAACACATCAATTGGAGAAATTGTAAGACAGAATTTTAAAACTGCTAAAATATTTGAAGACCTGAATATTGATTTTTGCTGCGGAGGTGACATCTCCTTGACAGAAGCGTGTAAAAAATCAAATATAGACATCAATAAAATATTACCAGTGTTAAATTTGATGATGGATGTAAACGATCCTGATTCAAAATACCTGGATGGACTTTCATTAGAAAGATTATGTGATTATATTGTTGATAGACATCATACTTATGTAAATGAAAACATCCCGTTTCTATTACAAAATTTAAAGAAACTTTGTGATGTTCATGGAGAAAATCATCATGAACTATTTGAAATTAAAGAGCATTTTGAAACTGCTGCTGGCAATTTATCAATGCATATGAAGAAGGAAGAGCAAACACTATTTCCATATATTCGTAATTTAGAAAAAAATAAATCTGAAGCAGTTGAAAATACTTTTGAATCAGGAAAATTCCATGATCTTTTAAATGAAATTGACAACGAGCACCTGGCTGAAGGGGAGAGATTTCTGAAAATATCAAAACTAACACAAAACTATAGTTGTCCGCCAGATGGATGCAACACCTATCAGCTTACCTTTAAAAGCCTAAAGGAATTTGAACAAGATTTACATCGTCATATTCATTTAGAGAACAATATTTTATTTAAAAAAGCAATTGAATTGGAAAATAATACAAAACAGGAATAA